A stretch of DNA from Terriglobales bacterium:
GGATCCCCAGCGCATCGTAGGCGGCCGCGGAAAGCGCGTTCGCAGCCCCGAACGTGGGAGAGAGTTCTACGTCGTAGCGCACGCCGTAATTCAGCGTCAGGTTGGGCCGGATCCTCCAAGAATCCTGCGCGTAGAAGCCAATGGGCGTAACGCCGAAAGCCGCGTTGGGATTGCCGATGCCCTGCACCATGGTCGAGGGGATCCCCAGTCCGTACGCCTGAACCGACGAAAAGCCCGGCCGCCCGGCGAACAAGGCACTCAGTGAAGTGGCGCTCAGGGCGCCGAAGTTGTACACGTTCCCGAAGTTCACGGTAAAGGACGCGTTGATCGGGATGTGCTGGATGTCGGCGCCGAACTTGAAGGAGTGGTTCCCCTTCACCCAGGAGAAGTTGTCGGCGAACTGGTAGCGTTTCTCCACGCGGTCCACGAAGGAGAACGGCTCGCGCCCGAAGAAAGCGAATCCCACGATGTTCACCGCCGACTTGGCGCCATCGGGCGTCGCCGTGTTGAAGTTGTAGCGCAGCCCGCGCCGCGCATACTGGAAGCGGAACTCGTTAATCTTGTTGTTGCCGATCAGCCAGGTATCCTGCGCCGTGACCGCGAAATCGCGGAACTGCTGCACCGAGGTGCGCGAAAAGGCGTTCTGCCCGAAAGGCTGGTTCTGCGCGTTCACCTGGATGCCGTTCTGCGTGCTAGGCGAAACGTTCACCCGAAGCATTGCCGTGTTGTTGTTGTTGAAGCGATGGTCCAGGCGCGCCGACCAGAGGCTGGTGCCCTCGAACACCGGGTAGTTTCCGATCTGGGTGGTCAGCGGCGTGAAGTTCGTGGGCAGCCCGGCGCACAGGCTGTTTGGGGAAGCTGCATTGCAACTGGTTGCGAACTGCTGTGGGCCGAAGGCGTTGCCAAAGTTAAACGGAGTAAGCTGCAGGCCGACAGCGCCTGTGCCGACCAGGGTGCCGTTCAGGGCGATGGCCGACGCAGAGCCCACGAAGAAAGAGTACGCCTGCGCAAGCAGGCCCGGGGCCAGCGCGGCGATGGCCGCCGCCTGCGCCGGCGTTGCCTGGATCACGATGCTGCCTGCCGGCAGCACGAACTTGCTGGAAACGTCTGTCGTCACCAGCCCGAAGCAGCTCACGACTCCCAGACAGTCCCGGCCCACGTCCGAGAATCCGGTCTCGTGCCGCCGGGTGGTCTCATAGGAAAAGAAGATGAACGTCTTGTCTTTCTTGATGGGCCCGCTCAGCGTGAAGCCCGCCTGCACCCGCGTGTAGGCCGGGTTGGGAGTGTTGGTGAAGGGATTGTCGGCCTGGATGGAGCGGTGCCGCAGAAAACCGAAGGCCGTACCGTGGAAGGCGTTCCCGCCCGAACGGGTGATGATGTTCACCACCCCGCCCGAGGCGCGCCCGTATTCCGCCGCATAGCTGTTGGTGATGATCTGGAACTCCTGCACCGCCTCCTGCGAAACCGTCGAGCGGATGCCGTTCACCGAAGCGTCCACGGTGTCGGCCCCGTCCACGTTCACCAGGTTGGCGCGGGCGCGCTGCCCGCCAAAGTTCAACCCGGAGGTGGGCGCAGCCCCGATCGAGGGCGCTACGTCCCGCGTCACCTGCGAGTCCGTTAGGGTGAAATTGATGTAGTTGCGGCCGTTGATCGGCAGGTTGTCGATGCGCTGCTGCCCAATGGTGGTGGTCGAGGAAGTGCGTTGCGTCTCCACCAACGCAGCCTCTCCCGTCACCGTGACTTCCGTGGTGGCGGCCGCCACGTGCAACGTCACCGAGAACTCCGCCTGCTGGCCCACCGTGACCCCCACGTCCTTGGCCACCGCCTTGCCGAAGCCGGGCGCCTCCACCGTCAGCGTGTAGTGCCCGGGCGGCAGCAGCAGCAACCGATAGTTGCCGTCTGCGTCCGTCGTGGTGGTGCGTTCGAAGGCCCGGGACTCGTCCCGCACCGTTACCGTGGCGTTGCTCACTACGGCGCCGTTGGGATCCTTCACGGTACCGCGCAGGTCCGCGGTGGCCACACTCTGGGCCATCGCGCCCGCTACCAGCAGCACTCCTGCCAACATTACACAAGCGAGTTTCAGTGCTCGATTCATGGCTCACCTTCTTAGCAAAGCTCAGGTCGCAGGCGGATTCCCCTGACGGTCGACTCAGGCTGGAGACGCTGGCACTTTTACATCAGGAGGGAGTGACAAGGCAAGCAGGAAGGTAGAACCGGAGGGGTCTAGGCTGGTTCCGGATGGTTCGGACAGGAGATTCCGGAGGCCTCTTTTCGCTCGGTCTTCCACGCCCAGGCCATGCGCGGCGTGTTGTGCGCCAGCCCCATCCGGCCGCTGGCGTCCAGAACGATGATGCCGCCGCGGGCGTCCAGGCGCTTCCGGAGCAACTCCATAGCCCCGGTCGCGGCTCGCGCGGGAGGCGCGCCTGCGCCCACCCGGTCCGCAGCCCACTTTCCCAGCACCAGCTTCATGATAGGCTCGCCCCAGCCGGTGCAGGAGACGGCGGCGCTCGCGTTATCGGCGTAGCAGCCGCAGCCGATCAGCGAAGAATCCCCTACGCGCCCCGGCGCCTTGTTGAGCGTGCCGCCGGTCGAGGTCCCGGCCGCCAGGTTCCCGCTCCCATCCAGGGCCAGTGCTCCCACCGTGTCGTGAGAGGGATCCGATGCTGCAAAAATCTCCTGTGGTTTCCCCGCTGCAGCCTGCGCCTGCGCTTCCTTCAGGCGCTCGACCTCCCGCTCGATCACCAGTTCGCGGTTGTCGCACAGCGGGATGCCGTGCTCCTGGGCGAAGCGCTCCGCCCCTTCGCCGACAAAATACACGTGGGGACTTTCCTCCAGGATCTTGCGCGCCGCGCGGATGGGATTGCGGATGCGTTCCACGCACCCCACCCCTCCCGCTCGCAGCGTCGCCCCTTCCATCAGCAGGGCATCCAGTTGCACCCGGCCTTCGCGGGTCAGGAAGCTGCCCCGGCCGGCGTCGAAGGTATCGTCGTCCTCCATCAACACGATGGCCGCTTCCACCGCCTCCAGCGCCGTGCCGCCGCCCTCCAACACCCGCCAGCCGGCAGCTAGGGCCGCCTGCGTCCCGCGCAGGTGCGCCTCCACCATCCCGTCCGGGATGTTCCAGGCGCCTCCGTGCACCACCAGGACCGGAGAATGGCTCAAACGTCCTCACCCAGCGGCCGCGAGCGAACCGCGGCCGTCCTTGCCGACATTCGGGACAAATTCTCTGGAAGTCGCATCAGGGAGCGGCCGGGGCCGCCGTGTCCGCGCTCCCCGCCTCCAGCGGCCGGGTCATCTGGCGGGTATAGAGGATGCGGTGCACCACGGTGATGCTGGAGATGACAGCGATCACCCACAGCGCCGGCGCCATGCGGTTGAACAGTCCGCCGAGGATCACCAGCACCAGCCGCTCGGGCCGCTCCATGAATCCCACCTTGCAGCTCCCGATGAGCGACTCCGCCCGCGCCCGCGCGTAGCTGACCATCACCGAGCTGATCATCACCACCGCCGTCAGCACCACGTAGAAAAAGCGGTTCGCCCGCGCGTAATAAACCAGCAGGCCGAAGAACAGAGCGGCGTCGCTATAGCGGTCCAGCACCGAATCGAGAAAGCCTCCGAACACTGTGGCCTGATTGCTGGCGCGCGCCACCTGCCCGTCCAGCATGTCCAGGAATCCCGCCAGCAAGATCACCAGCGCGGCGTACCGGAACAGTCGCGGCTGGTTTTCTCCCGCCGCGTATCCGAACAGCAACGCCGCCCCGATGCTCAATGCCAGCCCAATGTAGGTGTAGGCGTTGGGAGTGATGCGGGTGAGCACCAGCGCTCGCACGATAAGGTTGATCAGGAATTGGGCCGACCTTCCGACCGCGCTGGTCCAGCTCATTTCGCCTCGGAGGACGAGTCGGAGCCGGAGGCGCCGGCCTCGGCTTCGTCGTGAATCGTGGTCAGCTTCAGGATCTCCATCTCCCGGCTGCCCCCGGGGGTGACTGCCGTGGCCCTGTCTCCTACCTTCTTTCCCATCAGGCCCCGCCCGATGGGCGAGGCGGTGGAGATCAGCCCCTTGGAAACGTCCGATTCCTCGCTGGTCACCAGCTTGTATTCGATCTTCTCGTTCCGCGTCGAGTCGAAGACCACGACCCTCGACCCCAGGGCCGCCTTGTCCCGAGGAATGCTGCTCATGTTGATGAGGGAAAGGTCGGCCATGCGCTGCTTCAGCTGGCCCAGCCGCGCCCGCACGATCTCCTGCCGCTGCTTGGCCATGTGGTACTCGGCGTTCTCCGTCAAGTCGCCGTGTGCGATGGCCTTCTTCAACTCCTGCGGCAGTTCGTGGGTCAGCTCGTGTTCGAGGGTTCGTATCTCCGCTTCGAGCTTCCTCTTTACATGTTCAGGCATGGGTTGAAACCTGTTCCCCATGCGGGGAATCCGCATGGAGGCCGGCTCCAGGACGCCGGCCGGGCGCGGTCCAAGCTAGGAATCGCCGTCCCCGCCCTTGGCTGCCCGCCATTATATTTGCGCCTCTGCCGGCTGTATAGCACCTAGGCGCGAGAGCGCCCCGTCCGCCCGCCGCCACTCGACTGCGAGTTGACGAATAAGTTAGTCTCCGCAAGATTTCCCCAGTTCCACATCCGGAATCCGGCGAGCCTTCCGGTGCGCCCCTTACCTCCGCGTCTAACAGTTTTGTTTTCTGTATCTTGTCGCCGGCGCGAGTTTGCTTTTCGTCGCCCTGCGGTCTATACTTAATTGTTATTCCTCCGATAACCCTCCGGTCCTATATAGGGTGCCCTGAATGAACAGTAACGGCGTCTTCCAGATTGGCGACAAGGTGGTTTACCCCAACCATGGTGTAGGAGTCATCGAGCAGATTGGGAGCCGCACCCTCGGGGACAACGTAGAGAAGTTCTATATGCTGAAGATCAACGGCGGCAGCCTCAAGGTGATGGTGCCATTTCACAACGTGGCCAGCGTCGGCTTGCGGCGGGTGATCCGCAACGGCGAGGTGCAGAAGGTCCTCGACTTCCTCACCGCCTGCAAGTGTGAGAACCACACCGACTGGAAATACCGCTTCAAGGAAAACTCGGAGAAGATGCGTACCGGCGCGTTGCAGGAGGTCTGCGGCGTGCTCAAGAGTCTGTTGCTGCTCAACCGCACCAAGCCGCTCTCCTTCCGCGAGAAGAAGATGCTCGACCGCGCCCGCTATCTGCTGGTCAGCGAGATCGCGCTGGCCAAGAACCTACCCGAGGATGACATCGAGCATCTGCTCACCCGCGCCCTGGCCAAGTCCAAGCTCAAATTCCCCGAAGTCACCGCCCAGGCCTGAGTCCCTTTCGCAGGGTTCGAACCGCCGCGCCCTCTTGCGCGGCGTTTGCTTTCTCAACCTCTATAATCCCGCTGTGTCCCCCTCCACTTCCCCCGGACGCATCCTGGCTCTGGACGTCGGCGCTCGCACCATCGGCTTGGCCGTCTCCGATCCCCTGGGCATCACCGCCCAGGGCCTGGACACGCTACGCCGCACCAACAAGCGCACGGACTTGGCCCACCTGGAATCGCTGATCGGCGAATACACGGTGGCCGAGATTGTCGTCGGCTATCCCCTGAAGATGAGCGGCCACCCGGGCGCGCAGGCGGAGAAGGTCTCCACCTTCGCCGAGCAGCTCCGCCGCCGCTTTGGCCTGCCGGTGCATCTGTGGGACGAGCGCCTCACCTCCGCCCAGGCCAACCGCGTCCTCCGCCAGAGTGAGATCAGCATCCGCCGCCGCGGACAAGCGGTGGACCGCATGGCCGCGGTCCTCATCCTCCAGAATTTTCTCGAGAGCCGGGCCGCACGGTCACCGGCGTCCGGCAAGAATCATCTAGACTGACAGCGTGCTACGCGCCCTGACCACTCTGATTCTGATTGCGGTCCTGCTGACCGCCGGCTGGCTAGCCTACAGCCTCTGCCAGCCCATCGGCCCGGCGGTGGAGAAGTTCGTGCTCGTGCGCCCGGGCTCTTCGGCGCGCCGCATCGCCGCCGACCTCCAGAACGCCGGCCTGATCCGCAGCTCCTCCGCCTTCCTTGCGCTCCACTACTATCAGGGCCGGCCTGCACTCAAGGCCGGCGAATACCGCTTCGATCACGCCGCGGACGCCTTCGAGGTCCACGACCGCCTGGCTCGCGGCGACATCGTCATCCGCGCCGTC
This window harbors:
- a CDS encoding carboxypeptidase regulatory-like domain-containing protein; translated protein: MNRALKLACVMLAGVLLVAGAMAQSVATADLRGTVKDPNGAVVSNATVTVRDESRAFERTTTTDADGNYRLLLLPPGHYTLTVEAPGFGKAVAKDVGVTVGQQAEFSVTLHVAAATTEVTVTGEAALVETQRTSSTTTIGQQRIDNLPINGRNYINFTLTDSQVTRDVAPSIGAAPTSGLNFGGQRARANLVNVDGADTVDASVNGIRSTVSQEAVQEFQIITNSYAAEYGRASGGVVNIITRSGGNAFHGTAFGFLRHRSIQADNPFTNTPNPAYTRVQAGFTLSGPIKKDKTFIFFSYETTRRHETGFSDVGRDCLGVVSCFGLVTTDVSSKFVLPAGSIVIQATPAQAAAIAALAPGLLAQAYSFFVGSASAIALNGTLVGTGAVGLQLTPFNFGNAFGPQQFATSCNAASPNSLCAGLPTNFTPLTTQIGNYPVFEGTSLWSARLDHRFNNNNTAMLRVNVSPSTQNGIQVNAQNQPFGQNAFSRTSVQQFRDFAVTAQDTWLIGNNKINEFRFQYARRGLRYNFNTATPDGAKSAVNIVGFAFFGREPFSFVDRVEKRYQFADNFSWVKGNHSFKFGADIQHIPINASFTVNFGNVYNFGALSATSLSALFAGRPGFSSVQAYGLGIPSTMVQGIGNPNAAFGVTPIGFYAQDSWRIRPNLTLNYGVRYDVELSPTFGAANALSAAAYDALGIQKGFATDTNNIQPRIGIAWDPWKDGKTVFRASLGMFYDNPLLGLSFLGNATDGVGTPQLLLFGGAPCSTVAPLLPALTLNATNVFQGILNRPTCLGAAAAGNMGYLPGEQRFDPFFPNSTFINQNYLNPATFQPLLSQPFGFPTGKGFEHAYAEQAGVSFEHDFGGNFALTLSYNYTHGVHLNRPINVNPVRGDLLVQNWFNAVKAGLIPVTTSPLSVTSCGVFATAGGPVNVVPASLVSFFRPSGINPSMAPVFGGPCTAFATGVITAEGLGLGVTVPFSDMVANFSNGSSVYHGLTAQMRKRFSRKYEFLASY
- a CDS encoding isoaspartyl peptidase/L-asparaginase — protein: MSHSPVLVVHGGAWNIPDGMVEAHLRGTQAALAAGWRVLEGGGTALEAVEAAIVLMEDDDTFDAGRGSFLTREGRVQLDALLMEGATLRAGGVGCVERIRNPIRAARKILEESPHVYFVGEGAERFAQEHGIPLCDNRELVIEREVERLKEAQAQAAAGKPQEIFAASDPSHDTVGALALDGSGNLAAGTSTGGTLNKAPGRVGDSSLIGCGCYADNASAAVSCTGWGEPIMKLVLGKWAADRVGAGAPPARAATGAMELLRKRLDARGGIIVLDASGRMGLAHNTPRMAWAWKTERKEASGISCPNHPEPA
- a CDS encoding CDP-alcohol phosphatidyltransferase family protein; protein product: MSWTSAVGRSAQFLINLIVRALVLTRITPNAYTYIGLALSIGAALLFGYAAGENQPRLFRYAALVILLAGFLDMLDGQVARASNQATVFGGFLDSVLDRYSDAALFFGLLVYYARANRFFYVVLTAVVMISSVMVSYARARAESLIGSCKVGFMERPERLVLVILGGLFNRMAPALWVIAVISSITVVHRILYTRQMTRPLEAGSADTAAPAAP
- the greA gene encoding transcription elongation factor GreA, whose amino-acid sequence is MPEHVKRKLEAEIRTLEHELTHELPQELKKAIAHGDLTENAEYHMAKQRQEIVRARLGQLKQRMADLSLINMSSIPRDKAALGSRVVVFDSTRNEKIEYKLVTSEESDVSKGLISTASPIGRGLMGKKVGDRATAVTPGGSREMEILKLTTIHDEAEAGASGSDSSSEAK
- a CDS encoding CarD family transcriptional regulator, which encodes MNSNGVFQIGDKVVYPNHGVGVIEQIGSRTLGDNVEKFYMLKINGGSLKVMVPFHNVASVGLRRVIRNGEVQKVLDFLTACKCENHTDWKYRFKENSEKMRTGALQEVCGVLKSLLLLNRTKPLSFREKKMLDRARYLLVSEIALAKNLPEDDIEHLLTRALAKSKLKFPEVTAQA
- the ruvX gene encoding Holliday junction resolvase RuvX, whose translation is MSPSTSPGRILALDVGARTIGLAVSDPLGITAQGLDTLRRTNKRTDLAHLESLIGEYTVAEIVVGYPLKMSGHPGAQAEKVSTFAEQLRRRFGLPVHLWDERLTSAQANRVLRQSEISIRRRGQAVDRMAAVLILQNFLESRAARSPASGKNHLD